The DNA sequence TCATAGGAAAAAGGGGTCCGGGTTTCGAAGGTTCAAGGGTTCAAAAATAAGCTGGTAAGCTGTTAAGTATTAAGAACCTGGCACATGGCGTACGGCACACGGCACACGGGAAAAAGATAATACAACTTTTCGATGCCGTTGAGTAATTAAGAGCCTGGCGCACGGCACAAAGCGCAGGGCGCACGCGAAAAGACTATCCCCTATTCCCTATGCCGTTAGCCTTTAGCCGTTTCCTCATCACTCGACATTGTTCTTATAGCCTTCAGCCTATAGCTTTTCGTTATTATTCACCGGCATTTAAGCGCCCTTATTTTTATCCGACTTAAACCGCTTTCTGCGCTCGCCGTCTTCACCGTAGTAGTAATAATAGTACTGATAATAGTAGTAGCTGTCCTTTCCGGTATTGACGCCGTTTAAAACAGCGCCCAGGATGGGGGCATTCAGGGCCTTTAAATGGGAGACCCCGTTCTGTACGATCTGCCGCGGGGTGTCCCCGGCCCGGATCACCACGATCAGCCCATCGGCAGCCTGGGCCAGCACGGCCGAGTCGGTCACAGCCGTGACCGGCGGGGAATCGATGATGATTCGGGTATAGTCTTTGCGCAGGGTTTCGATCAGCTCCTTCATTTTGTTGGATCCGATCATTTCCGAAGGATTGGGGGGTATCGGCCCGCAGGGAATCACGTCCAGGTTCGGGGCGGCATCGACAACCAGCGCTTCCGAAAGGGTGCTGGAACCCACCAGCACATTGGACACGCCCACATCACGGCTGATGTTAAACATCTTGTGCAGCCGCGGCCGCCGCATATCGCAGTCCAGCAGGACCACACGGGAACCGGACTGTGCCATGGCCACGGCCAGGTTTGCAGCGCAAACGGTTTTGCCTTCACCCGGTCCGGAGCTTGACACCAGAATGACCTGGGGCGGCTTGTCGGCCGAAGAAAAGAGGACCCCGGTGCGAATGCCGCGAAACGACTCGCTGGCCGTGGACTTGGGTGAATGCAATGTCACCAGGTCAGACGGAATGCCGTCCCGGTTCTTGGCCTTGGCAAAGGCCGGCACCGGACCCAGGTAAGGGATCTTAAGGTAGTCCCGCACCTCGTCCGGCAGCTTGATGGTGTTGTCCAGATATTCCAGAAAAAACGCCAGCCCGATCCCCAGGGTCAACCCCACCACCAGGGCCAGGAGCAGGTTCAGCCTTTTTTTGGGCTTGACCGGCTTGATGGGGGTTTCAGCCCTGTCCACAATCCGGATATTGCCGGTTTTCATCTCCTCGGTCAGGGAGGTCTCCTTAAAGCGCTTGATCAGCATTTCATACATCTGCCGGGCGCTTTCAGCCTGGCGCTGGAGCACGCCGTACTGGACCGCTTTTTTGTTCATCTCCAGGCTTTCGTTCTTCTGCTTCTCCAACGCCTTTTTCAGGGATTCTTCCTTGGCAACCGCCAGCCGGAACTGGTTTCGCAGGGAATTGACCACGCGCTTGACTTCCTGAACCTTACGCTTTTGCAGGTCTTCCAGCTCCGACTCGATGGCCAGCATCTGGGGATGGCGCCGGCCGTATTTCTTGGAAAGTTCGGACATGCGGTTATAGAGGTTGACCTCCATCTTCTTGATTTCCTGGACCAGTTCATTCTTCAGTACTTCCGGTATGGAATCGAGCATGTCGGGGGTATCGTCAAGGGCCATGGCCTGCTTGTAGCGGGTTTCAGCCTCCACCCGGGCGGATTCGGCATCCACCACCTGTGCGTTGAGCTGGGCCAGTTTCTGGGCTGTAATTTTTTCAGCGTCGCTGGAAAAATCGGTGATGATCTGGAACTTTTCCTTATAGGCCAGCAGTGCGCCTTCAGCCGCCTCCACTTTGCGGCGTTCTTCCTGAATGCGGTCCCCCAGCCACTGGACGGCATCTTTTGCCGCCACCAGCTTGGCTTCCAGGTTCTGGTCGATGTAGGCGCGCACCAGCTCATTGGCCATTGCAGCGGCCATTTTGGGGCTGACTGCCTCAACGCTGACATCCACCAGCCGGCTGTTGCGGATCGGTTCCACGCTGACGCGCTCACTAAAGGCGTTGACCAGTTTAAAGTCCGAGGAAAGCGACTCCGGGTCAAGGGATGCGGGATCCGGTCCGGTTTTGAAAAGGGACTGCACCCAGTCTTTCCAGGTCGCAAGGGTTGTATCCAACCAGGCCTTGACATTGGAAATCACGTCGTCCTTGGGCTCCGGGAAAAACTCCGGGCTGTTTTGCAGGTCGAGTCGACGGATCACTTCCCGGGCCACCGTCCGGCTTTCAATAATCTTGTACTGGGTCTGGTAATAGTCCGAGCCGGTGGCATCCACCGCCATGACTTCCTGAATGGAGACCAGGTTGGGGTTTTCTTTTTCAATCACGATCCGCGCCGTGGCCTGATAGATCGGAATGGCCGTAAAGGTATAAACCGCCACCGTCAGGACCACCAGCGCAAATATGCTGAAAATCGTCCAGCGCCGCTTGGCCAGCACCCGCAGATAATCCCGCAGGTCAATCTGTTCTTCTCTGTTTTCTTCCATTATTGTTTTCTTTTGAGACGTTGATTGTTACAACGAGCCGTTCGCCTTAAGCCGTCAACTTGTTGAGTATTGAGAAAAGGGCACACGGCACAGGGCTCAAGGCGCACGGAAGGATAAGTCCGTTTTACAACCGCAGCCTCTCTTTGTGCCGACCGCCGACTGCCTACTGCCGACTGCCTACTATTCTAACCCCTCAACCCTGATCCCTGTATCGTTCGCCGTACGCCATTGGCCGTAAGCCGTCATTAAAAAAAACTTTCCGGCACCACAATAACATCCCCCGGCAGAATTTTGACATCCTGGGTTTTTTTGCCGGACTTGGTGATGGCGTCCACCTGAACCTGAATGATTTTTTCAATGCCGTCTTCCACCCGCACGATCCGGGTCTTGTTCCGGGCGGCGATGGGGGTAAACCCGCCGGCCATGCTGATGGCCTCCACCAGGGTGATGTTCTCCTGCTGATACAGATAAGAGCCGGGGGTCGTGACCTGTCCGATGATATAAAAATGCTCGGCCTTGGGGATGTAGATCAGGTCCTTGTCCTGGAGCAGAAACTGAGCGCCGCCCTTTAGCAGGCCATCAACATTCATGCTTACCACTACTTTTTTTTCGGTTCCGGCATTTAGACTGACCGTACGGATAATCTTGACCTGCTTGCCGACATTTTCAAAAACGATCCCGCCTGCCCGGGAAATGGCGTCCAGCACCCGCTCCTTGGCCTTGAGCGGGTAGGAGCCGGGTTCCTTCACCGCCCCCAGCACCATGAACTGCTTGCTCTTATAATCCGTCACGGTCACGGAAACATGGGCATCCAGCAGATACTGCCCCTGGGCCAGTTTTTCAGAGATCATCTTTTCGATTTCCGACGTATTGAGGCCCTCCACCTGCAGACGCCCCACCAGCGGGAAGGAAATGTAGCCGTCGGCGCTGATGCGCACGTCTTTTCGCGAAAGGTCCGCCTCTTCATATACGTTGATATCGATCACGTCGTACCCGCCCACCTTGTAATCCAGCGCGCTGGGATTGTTGGCTTCCGGGCTCAGCTTCAGGTATTGATCAAGCGTATACTGGGGCGTCTTCTCCAGGACCTGGTCGATGCTATCGGGCTTCTGGTCCTTTTTCCGGGCTTTTATGATCTCGTCCAACT is a window from the Desulfobacterales bacterium genome containing:
- a CDS encoding polysaccharide export protein yields the protein MKRLVLILCAVALVYGCGTSGEVVQVTTVSDGDLKGIGEENIAQLDEIIKARKKDQKPDSIDQVLEKTPQYTLDQYLKLSPEANNPSALDYKVGGYDVIDINVYEEADLSRKDVRISADGYISFPLVGRLQVEGLNTSEIEKMISEKLAQGQYLLDAHVSVTVTDYKSKQFMVLGAVKEPGSYPLKAKERVLDAISRAGGIVFENVGKQVKIIRTVSLNAGTEKKVVVSMNVDGLLKGGAQFLLQDKDLIYIPKAEHFYIIGQVTTPGSYLYQQENITLVEAISMAGGFTPIAARNKTRIVRVEDGIEKIIQVQVDAITKSGKKTQDVKILPGDVIVVPESFF
- a CDS encoding polysaccharide biosynthesis tyrosine autokinase, yielding MEENREEQIDLRDYLRVLAKRRWTIFSIFALVVLTVAVYTFTAIPIYQATARIVIEKENPNLVSIQEVMAVDATGSDYYQTQYKIIESRTVAREVIRRLDLQNSPEFFPEPKDDVISNVKAWLDTTLATWKDWVQSLFKTGPDPASLDPESLSSDFKLVNAFSERVSVEPIRNSRLVDVSVEAVSPKMAAAMANELVRAYIDQNLEAKLVAAKDAVQWLGDRIQEERRKVEAAEGALLAYKEKFQIITDFSSDAEKITAQKLAQLNAQVVDAESARVEAETRYKQAMALDDTPDMLDSIPEVLKNELVQEIKKMEVNLYNRMSELSKKYGRRHPQMLAIESELEDLQKRKVQEVKRVVNSLRNQFRLAVAKEESLKKALEKQKNESLEMNKKAVQYGVLQRQAESARQMYEMLIKRFKETSLTEEMKTGNIRIVDRAETPIKPVKPKKRLNLLLALVVGLTLGIGLAFFLEYLDNTIKLPDEVRDYLKIPYLGPVPAFAKAKNRDGIPSDLVTLHSPKSTASESFRGIRTGVLFSSADKPPQVILVSSSGPGEGKTVCAANLAVAMAQSGSRVVLLDCDMRRPRLHKMFNISRDVGVSNVLVGSSTLSEALVVDAAPNLDVIPCGPIPPNPSEMIGSNKMKELIETLRKDYTRIIIDSPPVTAVTDSAVLAQAADGLIVVIRAGDTPRQIVQNGVSHLKALNAPILGAVLNGVNTGKDSYYYYQYYYYYYGEDGERRKRFKSDKNKGA